Proteins encoded together in one Amblyomma americanum isolate KBUSLIRL-KWMA chromosome 1, ASM5285725v1, whole genome shotgun sequence window:
- the LOC144104007 gene encoding uncharacterized protein LOC144104007 codes for MEINVSKTKTMTFTRASNVHLSSYFMNSMCIENVYTLKYLGVHLTSNLTWNDHIDEIISKANKTLGFIKRNLYLANQSTKLLAYTALVRSKIEYASIIWNPNQTYLINKLESLQNKAARVITKTYSRTSTITAIKNSLQLPSLETRRLLALLSHFHRLYHAPSSFTASHIKPPQKIFPRLDHPFKVRPMFARTNLLRQSPLFLAIHHWNKLPKEIASIRDHDSFVSNLKRSFTHVG; via the coding sequence atggaaattaatgtttctaaaacaaaaactatgacatttaccagagccagtaacgttcacttaagttcatattttatgaacagcatgtgcatagagaatgtgtatacattaaaatatttgggagtccatttaacttctaaccttacatggaatgatcacattgatgaaataatttcgaaagcaaataaaacacttggtttcattaagcgaaatttatatttagcaaatcagtcaactaaattgttagcttacacagctctagttcgctcaaagattgaatacgcttccataatatggaatccaaatcagacttacttaataaacaagctggaatctttacaaaataaagcagcgcgCGTCATCACTAAAACATACTCTAGAACATCCACCATCACGGCTATCAAAAATTCCCTCCAATTACCATCTCTAGAAACACGACGACTGTTAGCACTACTTTCCCACTTCCACAGATTGTATCATGCCCCGTCATCCTTTACTGCATCCCATATCAAACCCCCACAAAAAATTTTCCCCCGCCTCGACCATCCCTTCAAAGTGCGTCCCATGTTTGCGCGTACGAATCTCCTGCGACAATCACCGCTCTTTCTTGCTATTCATCACTGGAACaagctgccaaaagaaattgcttctatacgtgatcatgactcatttgtaagtaatttgaaacgcagttttacgcatgttgggtaa